In Bacteroidota bacterium, the sequence AAGATGGCCACAATGGTAAAAAAACGTATGATATTCAGGAGCTTGGTCTCCAGGGAATACATGTCTTCCAGCATCTCTCCGTAAACATTATACTCAATGATATTCTTCGGATAGATATCTTTTAATGCTTCCTCGGCCTGCAGGATCACCTGCTCCGTATTGCCTGGATAGGTTTTGATGTGGAGTTTGGAAAAATATCTTGGCAGGTAGGTAAATGCTATCGGATCAATCTTCTCGGCCAGTGAATACACATGGAAATCCTTTACAACCCCAATGATCCTGCCATGAAGCCCGCTGACCATGAGATGTTTCCCAAGAGCCTCGGGTGCAGATCCAAAACCCAGCATGCCAATGAGCCTCTCATTGACTACCCAGGAAAATACCGAGTCTTCAGGATGCCTCGATGGATACCAGCTTCCTGCAAGCAAGCGGAGATTGTAGGTGCTGAGGTAGGAACTGTCGGCGAATTTGATGTTAGCCGTCATATCACCTTTGACATCCGAATCCCTCGACTCAAAATTGGTGCCCATGTTGTGGCCGTCGGTCGGACTGGAAAAGGCAAGGCTATAGTTTTCTATTTCCTTGATACTTTCCATGCTCCGCCGGACTGCATTAAGGTCATTCTCTTCCTGGCCGGGCAGATCGAATACCACCACATCTTCACTTTCAAAGCCCAGGTCTTTGTTCAGAATATACTTCATCTGAAGGGAAATGGCAATGGAACTGATGATCAGCACCACTGATATCACAAACTGGATGGCCAGCAGTATGTTCCTCAGGCTCAGCCGCCGGTGTGATGACCCGCTGACTGCTTTCCTGATTGCTTCAATGGGACTGAAGGAAGATAAGACCAGTGCAGGGTATAACCCTGAGATAAGGGTCACCGCCAGAATTACCCCAATGGCATACAGGATGAACTGCCAGTCGGAGTATATGGCCAGATGAATATTGTTCCCCAGGAAGTCGTTGATATGCGGCAGGCTGATCTCCGTAATGATGATGGCAATGATCAGGGCCAGGATGGATAAAAGCATCGTTTCGGTTATGAATATCATGGATATCTGCCTCCTGCTTGCCCCGATAACCTTACGGATGCCCACCTCCCGCGAACGCTTGATGCCCTGGGCTATGGATAGGTTGATGAAATTGATTCCGGCAATGACGATGATGAGAATACCAATGAAGGCGTAAATCAACAATGATTTCCGGGTAGTAGAATAGGTGTTGTGAATGTTTTCGAAATCAGGAGTGTAATGAATCTCATCAATGGACTGGAGAAGGTAAACGCTGTTTTGGGTAATCCTGTTCTCAATATTATCCTGGATGACTTCGTTCATCTTCTTTTCAAATGTTTCTGGATCCGTTCCTGCCGGCAACTTCACATAGGTTTCGACATGGGAAATGGTTATTGTCCAGCGGTCAATGTCAAGCTCAAGGTATTCTTTATTCAGGAACCCCAGCGGGATGATCATTCCGAATGGCTGGCTGCTGTTCTTTGGCGGGTCTTTCAGGATGCCGGTAACGGTGAAGTCATAATCCGTATTCAGACTGATGATCTGCCCCATAGGATTTCCATCGCCAAAAAGCTTCTTTGCCACTGATTCCGTGAGCACTACCGAATGGATATTGTCAAGACTTTGCGCGGGGCTCCCGGTAATCCATTCATAGTCGAAAAAATCAAAGAAAAGGGAGTCGGCATGCAGGATGTTCTCAACTTTAAAGACTTTCTCCCCTATGGTCACTTCCTGCGACGGCTCATTGTACAGACGCGTAAACTGATATTCCGCGAAGGACGTCCTCAGAAGTTCAGCCAGAGGGAACTGTGTACATCCGAAATACGCCATCTCCGTGTTGTAGTCTTCCATGATATTAATACGGTAGGTTTTTTCCCTGTCCTGGTGAAACTTGTCGAAACTTGTCTCATGCCGTATATACAGGAAAATGATGGTCGCCGAGGTAAGTGCCACACTCAGCCCTGTCAGGGTGATGACCGTGAAGAGCTTGTTTCTCCACAGGTTCCTTATGGCGGTTGTCAGATAGTTATTGATCATGACTTTAATTTCTTACTATTCATACTTCAACACCTCTGCAGGATTCGTTCTTCCCAGCCTGTTCACCAGCACCAGGATCGTGATCCATGCAATGGCAATGGTAAGTATTAATGTTATCACAAATGGGATATATCCTATGGGCTGCGCGTACGCAAAGCGTTTCAGCCAGTTTTCCATAAACAGGTATGCTGCAGGTATGGCCAGGATGTTGGCAAGAAGGATCCATTTCAGGTAATCTCCCGATACTCCCAGAATGATCTGTTGCACGCTGGCTCCCAGTACTTTCCTGACCGCAATTTCCTTTTTCCTGTACTCCGTCGTGAAGGCTGCCAGCCCGAACAAACCAAGACAAGCAATGAAAATAGCCAGGATGGAAAAATGCATGAAGATCTCCCCGAAATACCGCTCCATGCCATAGGCATCGTTCACATGGACTTCCTGGAAGAAATAGTTGAAGGGCTCGTTGGGATACATTTTGTTCCATAACGACTCTATCTTATTGAGGGTTTCCTGCCGGTTCACCGGGTTTATTTTAACCGATAACAGATCGTATCCCAGCCATGGTTTCATGGTGATGATCAGCGGCTTGATGTCCTCGTGAAGGGTGGAAAAGTTGAAATCCCGCACAACCCCGATCACAGGATGCCTGCCATCGCGGGTGATTAACTTGCCGACAGGATCATCCCATCCCAGCATCTTTGCCAATGTCTCGTTTATGAGAAATGCTTCCCGGTCGGTTTCCATCCGGCTATTGAAATTGCGCCCCTCGATGATGGGTATATCAAGGGTTCCCAGGAAATCCGGGTCTATGTCCAGTGCATGGATCAGCATCGGCTTTTCCATGCCTTCAGGAAGGTAACCGTTCATCATGAAACTTCTTCCAGGAACTTCTGAGGATGCTCCGCTGCTTATCACCTCAGGAATGGAGCGCAACTCATTCTTCAACAGCTCAAAACCGTCTTTTGATTTTTCGCTGACCAGGGGCACAACCACAACATTCTCCTTGCTGTAACCCAGATCCTTGTTCTTTATGTATCCGATTTGCCTGTAAACCACCAGTGTGTTGATGATCAGGGCCGAAGAAATAAAGAACTGCAGGACGATCAGGATGTTCCTGAAACGGTATTTACTCCTTCCTTTTTTGTCACCGCCTTTCATGATATCCACCGGCTGGAATCCTGAAAGGTAAAAGGCGGGGTAGCTGCCTGCCAGAAGGCCAACAATGAGAACCAGTAGGATCAATCCCGGTATCAGCAGGGCAGGAGGCAGCATGTACAGGTTGATGGAAACACCCGTCAGGTTATTGAAGTAGGGCTGGAAAAGTTCGGTCAGGATGATCGCAATGACCAGCGAAAGAATGGTGATCAGCATAGATTCGCCGATGAACTGCCTGATCAGTTGCCCTTTGCCGGCCCCGACAACCTTGCGGATCCCGACTTCCCTCAGTCTTTTCAGGGAACGGGCCGTTGACAGGTTGGTGAAGTTGATGCAGGCCAGGATCAAAATGAAGACCGAAATGGTGATGAAAATGATGATGTTCGTAAGGCCGGTATGGTTTTCCTCGGTTCTTGGTTGTAAATGAACGCCCGCAATCGGTTCCAGGTCGAGATGCATGGTCACTCCATACTCGCGGTATTTGTAATTTATATGTTTTTCCAGGAAGTCGCCGTAACGCGATTCCAGGGTTTCCATGGATGCCCCGGGCTTTAGCATGACATAAGTGTAGTAGGCATGGCCGCCGTCCCAGCCGAGATACAGGTTCGTATCCAGATACAAAGTGGTAAAGGAGATCAGGGCATTGAACCGGATGGTGGAGCTGGATGGCACGTCCTGGCAAACTCCCGTGACCTTCAGTCCTGTATTGTTGTTCAGGCGGATGACCTCACCCATTGGATCTTTATCGTCAAAGATCTTTCTTGCTGTACTTTCGGTAAGCACAATGGAATATGGTTCTGTAAGGGCTTTTTCAGGATATCCCTGCAGGAGGGGGAAAGAAAACATGTTAAAGAAGGAAGAGTCGGTATACAGCATTTCAGGAATGAACACATCCTTTTCATTCCAGGAAATGTTTCCGCCACGGTCAGTGGAGAACCTTGTCATGTCTTCTATCTCAGGAAACTCTTCCAGCATGCTTTGTCCTACCGCCGCTACCATGATCGCTGAAGGTTCCATATTGCCCTTGCGCTCGGCAATGTAGTTAACACGGTACAAGCGGTCCTTGTTATTATGGAAGCGGTCAAAACTGTATTCATGGTAAACATAGAGCATGATGATGATGGAAGCGGACAAACCAACGGACAACCCAAGGATGTTGATTAATGAGTATAGCTTGTTTCGCCACAAATTCCTGAAAGCAACGATGAAATAGTTCTTTATCATGGCTGATGGTTCTTTTATTACTCCAAAAACAAGTTATATGCCATTCGTTATAAATAGCTAATATACAATAATGTATAAACAGTTTGGGAATTATTATATCTTTGTGATTGTTTCAAAGTGAAACG encodes:
- a CDS encoding ABC transporter permease, which gives rise to MINNYLTTAIRNLWRNKLFTVITLTGLSVALTSATIIFLYIRHETSFDKFHQDREKTYRINIMEDYNTEMAYFGCTQFPLAELLRTSFAEYQFTRLYNEPSQEVTIGEKVFKVENILHADSLFFDFFDYEWITGSPAQSLDNIHSVVLTESVAKKLFGDGNPMGQIISLNTDYDFTVTGILKDPPKNSSQPFGMIIPLGFLNKEYLELDIDRWTITISHVETYVKLPAGTDPETFEKKMNEVIQDNIENRITQNSVYLLQSIDEIHYTPDFENIHNTYSTTRKSLLIYAFIGILIIVIAGINFINLSIAQGIKRSREVGIRKVIGASRRQISMIFITETMLLSILALIIAIIITEISLPHINDFLGNNIHLAIYSDWQFILYAIGVILAVTLISGLYPALVLSSFSPIEAIRKAVSGSSHRRLSLRNILLAIQFVISVVLIISSIAISLQMKYILNKDLGFESEDVVVFDLPGQEENDLNAVRRSMESIKEIENYSLAFSSPTDGHNMGTNFESRDSDVKGDMTANIKFADSSYLSTYNLRLLAGSWYPSRHPEDSVFSWVVNERLIGMLGFGSAPEALGKHLMVSGLHGRIIGVVKDFHVYSLAEKIDPIAFTYLPRYFSKLHIKTYPGNTEQVILQAEEALKDIYPKNIIEYNVYGEMLEDMYSLETKLLNIIRFFTIVAIFIAGLGLLGMVSYVIVQRTREIGIRKVLGASVAGIVYQLNRNFIRIIIISNIIAIPLGWYAMHEWLQQFEFRTVLHWWIFALAFILSLLIGLATILFFSVRAALANPVEAIKCE
- a CDS encoding ABC transporter permease, which encodes MIKNYFIVAFRNLWRNKLYSLINILGLSVGLSASIIIMLYVYHEYSFDRFHNNKDRLYRVNYIAERKGNMEPSAIMVAAVGQSMLEEFPEIEDMTRFSTDRGGNISWNEKDVFIPEMLYTDSSFFNMFSFPLLQGYPEKALTEPYSIVLTESTARKIFDDKDPMGEVIRLNNNTGLKVTGVCQDVPSSSTIRFNALISFTTLYLDTNLYLGWDGGHAYYTYVMLKPGASMETLESRYGDFLEKHINYKYREYGVTMHLDLEPIAGVHLQPRTEENHTGLTNIIIFITISVFILILACINFTNLSTARSLKRLREVGIRKVVGAGKGQLIRQFIGESMLITILSLVIAIILTELFQPYFNNLTGVSINLYMLPPALLIPGLILLVLIVGLLAGSYPAFYLSGFQPVDIMKGGDKKGRSKYRFRNILIVLQFFISSALIINTLVVYRQIGYIKNKDLGYSKENVVVVPLVSEKSKDGFELLKNELRSIPEVISSGASSEVPGRSFMMNGYLPEGMEKPMLIHALDIDPDFLGTLDIPIIEGRNFNSRMETDREAFLINETLAKMLGWDDPVGKLITRDGRHPVIGVVRDFNFSTLHEDIKPLIITMKPWLGYDLLSVKINPVNRQETLNKIESLWNKMYPNEPFNYFFQEVHVNDAYGMERYFGEIFMHFSILAIFIACLGLFGLAAFTTEYRKKEIAVRKVLGASVQQIILGVSGDYLKWILLANILAIPAAYLFMENWLKRFAYAQPIGYIPFVITLILTIAIAWITILVLVNRLGRTNPAEVLKYE